Proteins encoded in a region of the Raphanus sativus cultivar WK10039 chromosome 8, ASM80110v3, whole genome shotgun sequence genome:
- the LOC108820883 gene encoding CASP-like protein 1E1, with protein sequence MEQERKNNLNGMEMEKGKKESGSRKGLELTMRVLAWVLTLAAATVLGVAKQTKVVSITLIPTLPPLDVPATAKASYLSAFVFNISANAIACGYTAISIVILMISKERRSKGLIMAVLVGDLMMMALLFSGTGAAGAIGLMGVQGNKHVMWKKVCNVFGKFCHQTAASVAITLLAAIVFMVLVVLDAMKLP encoded by the exons ATGGAACAAGAGCGCAAGAACAATCTGAATGGGATGGAGATGGAAAAGGGAAAGAAGGAGAGCGGTTCGAGAAAAGGGCTTGAGTTAACGATGAGAGTGTTGGCTTGGGTTCTAACACTGGCGGCTGCAACAGTACTTGGTGTCGCAAAACAGACAAAGGTTGTGTCTATAACGCTTATTCCAACTTTGCCTCCTCTTGATGTGCCCGCAACAGCCAAAGCCTCTTACTTGTCTGCCTTTGT GTTCAACATTTCGGCAAACGCTATAGCTTGCGGTTACACAGCGATCTCAATAGTCATTCTGATGATCagcaaagaaagaagaagcaaaggctTGATAATGGCGGTGTTGGTAGGTGATCTAATGATGATGGCTTTGCTATTTTCTGGCACCGGAGCTGCTGGAGCAATAGGGTTGATGGGTGTACAAGGGAACAAGCATGTGATGTGGAAGAAAGTGTGTAACGTTTTTGGAAAATTCTGTCACCAAACTGCTGCTTCGGTTGCCATCACTCTTCTTGCTGCAATCGTGTTTATGGTTCTTGTTGTTCTTGATGCTATGAAGCTTCCTTAA
- the LOC108819275 gene encoding UDP-glycosyltransferase 75D1, with the protein MDNNNDSSKSLTGPHFLFVTFPAQGHINPSLELAKRLAGTIAGVRVTFAAPISTYNRRLFSKENVPETLIFATYSDGHDDGFKSSTSSDKTRQETAGRYMSEMKRRGRETLTELIEDNRRQNQPFTCVVYTILLTWVPELTREFHIPSALLWVQPVTVFSIFYHYFNGYADAISEMADNDPSGSIKLPALPQFRLRDLPTFLVPENPYSFLLPAFREHIESLKQDENPKILVNSFQELEQEAFSSVLGNFKIVPIGPLITPRTDSRSGAEYIQWLDTKNDLSVLYISFGTVVVLSKKQIVELCKALIKSQRPFLWVITEKLHTSKEEENEEESIRSFTEELDEIGMVVSWCDQLSVLKHRSIGCFVTHCGWNSTLESLVAGVPVVAFPQWNDQMTNGKLLEECWRTGVRVMEKKEDEEVVVESGEIKRCIEEVMDEKAEEFRRNTARWRDIAAETVTEGGSSFKHLKAFVNEHIVPWG; encoded by the exons ATGGATAACAATAATGATTCATCAAAATCACTAACCGGACCACACTTTCTGTTCGTGACCTTTCCAGCACAAGGCCACATCAACCCATCTCTCGAGCTGGCCAAGCGCCTCGCCGGAACAATAGCCGGAGTTAGAGTCACCTTCGCAGCCCCTATCTCCACCTATAACCGCCGTTTGTTCTCCAAAGAAAACGTCCCTGAAACCTTAATCTTTGCCACATACTCCGATGGCCACGACGACGGCTTCAAGTCCTCGACTTCATCCGACAAAACTCGCCAAGAAACCGCAGGACGATACATGTCTGAGATGAAACGACGCGGCAGAGAAACCTTAACCGAACTAATAGAAGATAACCGGCGTCAAAACCAGCCTTTTACCTGCGTGGTTTACACCATCCTCCTCACTTGGGTCCCTGAGCTGACGCGTGAGTTTCACATCCCTTCTGCTCTTCTCTGGGTCCAGCCCGTAACCGTCTTCTCCATCTTCTACCACTACTTCAACGGCTACGCAGATGCAATCTCAGAGATGGCTGATAACGACCCTTCTGGTTCTATTAAACTACCAGCTCTGCCGCAGTTCCGTCTCCGTGATCTTCCCACGTTCCTCGTCCCTGAAAACCCATATTCGTTTCTTCTACCGGCGTTTCGAGAACATATAGAGTCGCTGAAGCAAGATGAAAACCCTAAGATACTCGTCAATAGTTTCCAAGAGCTTGAACAAGAAGCTTTTAGCTCGGTTCTTGGTAATTTCAAGATTGTGCCCATCGGTCCACTGATAACTCCAAGGACCGACTCTAGGAGTGGCGCTGAATACATACAGTGGTTGGatacaaaaaatgatttgtCTGTGCTTTATATTTCGTTCGGGACAGTTGTCGTGTTGAGCAAGAAACAGATTGTAGAGCTCTGCAAGGCGTTGATAAAGAGTCAGAGGCCGTTTTTGTGGGTGATTACGGAAAAGTTGCACACAagtaaagaagaagagaacGAAGAAGAGAGCATAAGGAGTTTCACAGAAGAGCTGGATGAGATAGGAATGGTGGTTTCTTGGTGCGATCAGTTAAGTGTGTTGAAGCATAGATCGATAGGTTGTTTTGTGACGCATTGCGGGTGGAACTCGACGCTGGAGAGCTTGGTGGCCGGAGTTCCGGTGGTTGCGTTTCCGCAGTGGAATGATCAGATGACCAACGGGAAGCTTCTAGAGGAGTGTTGGAGGACAGGTGTGAGAGTGATGGAAAAGAAGGAAGATGAAGAGGTTGTGGTTGAGAGTGGGGAGATAAAGAGATGCATTGAGGAAGTGATGGATGAGAAGGCGGAGGAGTTTAGAAGAAACACTGCGAGGTGGAGAGATATAGCTGCCGAGACGGTGACAGAAGGAGGATCTTCGTTTAAACATCTCAAAGCTTTTGTCAATGAGCACAT AGTGCCATGGGGctag